One Stenotrophomonas maltophilia DNA window includes the following coding sequences:
- the accD gene encoding acetyl-CoA carboxylase, carboxyltransferase subunit beta — MSWLSKLMPSGIRTDNTPSKKRSVPEGLWEKCSNCGSALYRPELEENLEVCPKCGHHMAIRARARLAALFDADSTTEIGARLGPTDLLKFKDQKKYSERIKIAQKNTGEYDALIAMRGLLKGRALVASSFDFAFMGGSMGSVVGERFALAAETAVEIGAPYVCFSQSGGARMQEGLFSLMQMAKTSAALGKLREAGLPYISVLTHPTTGGVSASFAMLGDINIAEPQALIGFAGPRVIEQTVREKLPEGFQRSEFLLEHGAIDQICDRREMRDRLSDLLAMLGRQPAPEVA; from the coding sequence ATGAGTTGGCTCAGCAAGTTGATGCCGTCCGGCATCCGCACCGACAACACCCCCAGCAAGAAGCGCAGTGTCCCCGAGGGCCTGTGGGAAAAGTGCAGCAACTGCGGCAGCGCGTTGTACCGTCCGGAACTGGAAGAGAACCTGGAAGTCTGCCCGAAGTGCGGCCATCACATGGCGATCCGCGCGCGTGCGCGCCTGGCCGCCCTGTTCGATGCCGACAGCACCACAGAGATCGGTGCGCGCCTGGGTCCGACCGACCTGCTCAAGTTCAAGGACCAGAAGAAGTACAGCGAGCGCATCAAGATCGCGCAGAAGAACACCGGCGAATATGACGCGCTGATCGCCATGCGCGGCCTGCTCAAGGGCCGTGCGCTGGTCGCCTCGTCGTTCGATTTCGCCTTCATGGGCGGCTCGATGGGCTCGGTGGTCGGCGAGCGTTTCGCACTGGCCGCGGAAACCGCGGTCGAGATCGGTGCGCCCTACGTCTGCTTCTCGCAGAGCGGCGGCGCGCGCATGCAGGAAGGCCTGTTCTCGCTGATGCAGATGGCCAAGACCTCGGCCGCGCTGGGCAAGCTTCGTGAAGCCGGCCTGCCGTACATCTCGGTGCTGACCCATCCGACCACCGGCGGCGTGTCGGCCTCGTTCGCGATGCTGGGCGATATCAACATCGCCGAACCGCAGGCGCTGATCGGCTTCGCCGGCCCGCGCGTGATCGAGCAGACCGTGCGCGAGAAGCTGCCGGAAGGCTTCCAGCGCTCGGAGTTCCTGCTGGAGCACGGTGCCATCGACCAGATCTGCGACCGCCGCGAAATGCGCGACCGCCTGTCCGATCTGCTGGCGATGCTGGGCCGTCAGCCGGCGCCGGAGGTGGCTTGA
- the glmM gene encoding phosphoglucosamine mutase, translating to MGGRKYFGTDGIRGRVGQGVISADFVLRLGNALGRVLVAQRGQDGRRPIVVIGKDTRISGYMFEAALEAGLVAAGADVQLLGPMPTPAVAFLTRTLGVDAGIVISASHNPHYDNGIKFFSAQGEKLDDATELALEAALDIPFTTAESEKLGKASRAREAVGRYIEFCKASVPRAFDLRGVRLVLDCAHGATYQIAPLLFRELGAEVIGIGAEPNGVNINAGVGSTHIDNLAAKVRETRADLGIAFDGDGDRVLMADDQGNPVDGDDLLYILARAWKDEGRLRGPVVGTLMSNYGVEKAFADLQIPFVRSNVGDRYVHQALVEGGGVLGGEASGHLLCLDRATTGDGIVSALQVLVALRNSGQTLRQALKGLVRVPQKTVNVRLGNVSAKATVQADSVQAALAVAQQSVAGRGRAFLRPSGTEPVVRVTVEADDATLMQETLDRLSAAVRDAAA from the coding sequence ATGGGAGGCCGCAAGTACTTCGGTACTGATGGCATCCGTGGACGGGTCGGCCAGGGCGTGATCTCGGCCGACTTCGTGCTGCGCCTGGGCAACGCCCTGGGCCGTGTCCTGGTTGCCCAGCGCGGCCAGGACGGGCGCCGGCCGATCGTGGTGATCGGCAAGGACACCCGCATTTCCGGTTACATGTTCGAGGCCGCACTGGAAGCCGGCCTGGTCGCCGCCGGCGCCGACGTGCAGCTGCTGGGACCGATGCCGACCCCGGCGGTGGCGTTCCTGACTCGCACGCTGGGCGTGGATGCCGGCATCGTCATCAGTGCCTCGCACAACCCGCATTACGACAACGGCATCAAGTTCTTCTCCGCCCAGGGCGAGAAGCTCGACGATGCCACCGAGCTGGCCCTGGAAGCGGCGTTGGACATTCCGTTCACCACCGCTGAATCGGAGAAGCTGGGCAAGGCATCGCGCGCGCGCGAAGCGGTTGGGCGCTACATCGAGTTCTGCAAGGCCAGCGTGCCGCGCGCGTTCGACCTGCGTGGCGTGCGCCTGGTACTGGATTGCGCGCACGGCGCCACCTACCAGATCGCACCGTTGCTGTTCCGCGAACTGGGTGCCGAAGTGATCGGCATCGGGGCCGAGCCCAATGGCGTCAACATCAACGCCGGTGTGGGCTCCACCCATATCGACAACCTGGCGGCCAAGGTCCGCGAGACCCGCGCCGATCTCGGCATCGCGTTCGATGGTGATGGCGACCGTGTGCTGATGGCAGACGATCAGGGCAACCCGGTCGATGGTGACGATCTGCTGTACATCCTGGCCCGCGCATGGAAGGACGAAGGCCGCCTGCGCGGCCCGGTGGTCGGCACGCTGATGAGCAACTACGGCGTTGAGAAGGCATTTGCCGACCTGCAGATTCCGTTCGTGCGCAGCAATGTCGGTGACCGTTACGTGCACCAGGCATTGGTCGAAGGCGGTGGTGTGCTCGGTGGTGAAGCTTCAGGCCATCTGCTGTGCCTGGACCGGGCCACCACCGGCGATGGCATTGTCAGCGCCCTGCAGGTGCTGGTGGCGCTGCGCAACAGTGGGCAGACCCTGCGGCAGGCACTGAAGGGCCTGGTGCGGGTGCCGCAGAAGACCGTCAACGTGCGGCTGGGCAATGTCTCGGCCAAGGCCACGGTGCAGGCCGACAGCGTGCAGGCCGCGCTGGCCGTCGCGCAGCAATCGGTTGCGGGTCGTGGTCGTGCGTTCCTGCGC